DNA from Candidatus Zixiibacteriota bacterium:
AAAAAACTATGAGCATCCTCGACCAGCATTTTGCCATAACCATTGCGGCGATGTTCATCAATTACATAAAGGTCACCTATAAAGCCAAATTTCCCAAGCTTGAAAAAATACGGTTTTTTAGATACATACGAAAGGCAATAGCCAACAAGTTCATCATCAAGCTGAACAACTGCCAGCCGGTAGTTGGGGTCATCCAGACGATGCTGAAGTTCACGGGCGAACCGTCCGACTATTTTAGGCTTCACAATAAATGAATTGTCGAACTGGGCGTTATATTCCATAAACTTCAGCCACAATTTCGAAATCGAAACAACATCCTCAGGCAGCGCAACTCGTATTTCCGGTTTAATCATTTACCTTTGCCCTTTTGTTAAACATCGTAATACAGCCTGAATTCCCAAGGATGGGGGCGTATTTTGATTTGCTCCACTTCTTGCCGTTTAATTTGCAGCCAAGTGTTAATTAACTCATCTGCAAACACATTATCTTCTCTAAGGAAAGCATCATCTTTTTCAAGCGCATCAAGCGCTCCTTCAAGAGAAGAAGGCATTTGGGGATATTTCTTTAACTGACGGGGGGTCAATTTATCGAAATTGCCGTCAAATGCTTCACCGGGATCGATTTTGTTTTTGATGCCATCTAAACCGGCAACTAACATAGCGGCAAACGCCAGGTATACATTCGAGGTAGCATCCGGCGAGCGGAACTCCATTCTCATAACCGAGGGGTCTTTGATATAGCCAGGAATACGGACAGCCGCAGTTCGGTTGCCAACAGAATAACTTGCCCTGACCGGAGC
Protein-coding regions in this window:
- a CDS encoding GNAT family N-acetyltransferase, translating into MIKPEIRVALPEDVVSISKLWLKFMEYNAQFDNSFIVKPKIVGRFARELQHRLDDPNYRLAVVQLDDELVGYCLSYVSKKPYFFKLGKFGFIGDLYVIDEHRRNGYGKMLVEDAHSFFKRKKVKQIELLVANGNVNTIKFWEKQGFKMLLQWMYRKQQ